A region from the Eptesicus fuscus isolate TK198812 chromosome 1, DD_ASM_mEF_20220401, whole genome shotgun sequence genome encodes:
- the PIN4 gene encoding peptidyl-prolyl cis-trans isomerase NIMA-interacting 4 has product MPPKGKSGSGKGGKGGAASGSDSSDKKSQGPKGGGNAVKVRHILCEKHGKIMEALEKLNSGMRFNEVATQYSEDKARQGGDLGWMTRGSMVGPFQEAAFALPVSGLDKPVFTDPPVKTKFGYHIIMVEGRK; this is encoded by the exons ATGCCTCCCAAAGGAAAAAGCGGTTCTGGAAAGGGTGGAAAAG GAGGAGCAGCATCTGGGAGTGATAGTTCTGACAAGAAGTCTCAGGGTCCCAAAGGTGGTGGCAATGCAGTAAAG GTCAGACACATTTTGTGTGAAAAACATGGAAAAATCATGGAAGCCTTGGAAAAGTTAAATTCTGGAATGAGATTCAATGAAGTGGCCACACAATATAGTGAAGATAAAGCCAGGCAAGGG GGCGACTTGGGTTGGATGACCAGAGGGTCCATGGTGGGACCATTTCAAGAAGCAGCATTTGCATTGCCTGTAAGTGGGCTGGACAAGCCTGTGTTTACAGACCCTCCAGTTAAGACAAAATTTGGATACCATATTATTATGGTTgaaggcagaaaataa